The Mycetohabitans endofungorum genome contains a region encoding:
- the ybgC gene encoding tol-pal system-associated acyl-CoA thioesterase, with the protein MPRMNRISPEPAARPGFIWPVRVYFEDTDAGGIVFYANYLKFFERARTEWLRACGVDQRQLADAQQVMFVVRSTAVDYRAPARLDDVLIIESRIERLGPASVDFYQQASCDGKVLSTGTIRVACVQRTTIRPVPLPDTVRQALLSGPRDAQLSTLAR; encoded by the coding sequence ATCCCGCGGATGAATAGGATCTCGCCTGAACCGGCAGCCCGGCCCGGCTTTATATGGCCGGTACGCGTATATTTTGAAGACACCGACGCCGGCGGCATTGTCTTCTACGCCAATTACCTCAAGTTCTTCGAACGGGCCCGCACCGAGTGGCTGCGTGCATGTGGCGTCGACCAGCGGCAGCTGGCCGACGCCCAGCAGGTCATGTTCGTCGTGCGCAGCACTGCCGTCGACTACCGGGCCCCGGCGCGCCTGGACGACGTGCTAATTATCGAGAGTCGTATCGAGCGGCTCGGCCCCGCCTCGGTTGATTTTTACCAACAGGCAAGTTGCGACGGCAAAGTGCTATCCACCGGCACGATCCGCGTGGCCTGCGTCCAACGCACGACAATCCGGCCCGTGCCATTGCCTGACACCGTACGCCAAGCGTTGCTGAGCGGCCCGCGCGATGCGCAGCTGTCAACGCTCGCACGCTGA